Proteins encoded by one window of bacterium:
- a CDS encoding lytic transglycosylase domain-containing protein, whose protein sequence is MQQEDGRRPFDRRRLHWTAALLIPVLLLGGTALSNQGVGAQDWLQAGWEAYEAGHLPQAQHAFAKAAAASPESATPAMWMGAVTLARGDSVHAGLWFREVLLLNPTTAQAHYALAWLARLGQPSRPPDPTTAGTTTADGIAQFILASNPRIPARQAQWEGRAIREAAAHEGVDSRLMTALVCVESRFDQGAVSRVGARGLGQLMPKTAAELGVNPHDPWQNLVGSARLLRVDYAQFHSLPLTLAAYNAGDNAVRHYGGIPPYPETQVYVWEVLAIFGRLLV, encoded by the coding sequence ATGCAGCAGGAAGACGGGCGTCGCCCGTTCGATCGGCGTCGCCTGCACTGGACCGCCGCGCTTCTCATCCCGGTCCTTCTCCTCGGCGGCACGGCCTTGTCAAACCAGGGCGTGGGCGCCCAAGATTGGCTGCAGGCCGGCTGGGAAGCGTACGAGGCCGGGCACCTGCCGCAGGCGCAACACGCGTTCGCCAAGGCCGCGGCCGCGTCGCCCGAGTCCGCCACGCCGGCGATGTGGATGGGTGCCGTGACGCTCGCGCGGGGCGACAGCGTCCACGCGGGCCTCTGGTTTCGAGAAGTCCTGCTGCTGAATCCGACGACGGCCCAGGCGCACTATGCGCTGGCCTGGCTCGCACGCCTCGGCCAGCCGAGCCGCCCGCCCGATCCCACCACGGCCGGGACGACTACCGCAGACGGCATCGCGCAATTCATCCTCGCGTCCAACCCGCGCATCCCGGCGAGACAGGCACAATGGGAAGGCCGCGCGATTCGTGAGGCCGCCGCCCACGAGGGGGTGGATTCGCGGCTCATGACCGCGCTCGTCTGCGTCGAGAGCCGGTTCGATCAGGGTGCCGTGTCGCGGGTGGGAGCACGGGGACTCGGCCAACTGATGCCCAAGACGGCCGCCGAGCTCGGCGTGAATCCCCACGATCCGTGGCAGAACCTCGTCGGCTCGGCCCGGCTGCTCCGCGTGGACTATGCCCAGTTCCATTCGCTGCCGCTGACCCTCGCCGCGTACAATGCCGGCGACAACGCCGTCCGGCACTACGGCGGCATCCCTCCGTACCCGGAGACACAAGTGTACGTGTGGGAGGTGCTGGCGATTTTCGGGCGGCTGCTCGTCTGA
- the lsrF gene encoding 3-hydroxy-5-phosphonooxypentane-2,4-dione thiolase — MDWGMRNRLDRIIRPDTGRTVMLAVDHGYFMGPTTNLEVPRTTIGPLLPFADSLMVTRGVVRTSVPPSAAVPIVLRVSGGASILADDLSNEGLMTTMKDAVRLNVAAVALSIFIGTGHERETLLNLGALVSEGLEYGMPVLAVTAVGKELARRDARYLSLCCRIAAEAGAQLVKTYYCDGFDTVVEGCPVPLVVAGGPKLETELDVFELTARAIRQGAAGVDMGRNIWQHAAPVAMIKAIRAIVHDNASPEDALSLFRRARAEEPQQAARR, encoded by the coding sequence ATGGACTGGGGCATGCGCAACCGGCTCGACCGCATCATCCGGCCGGACACCGGCCGCACCGTGATGCTCGCCGTCGACCATGGATACTTCATGGGGCCGACGACGAACCTCGAAGTGCCCCGCACAACGATCGGGCCGCTGTTGCCCTTCGCGGATTCGCTCATGGTCACCCGGGGCGTGGTGCGGACGTCCGTGCCACCCTCGGCCGCGGTGCCGATCGTGCTGCGCGTCTCCGGCGGCGCGAGCATCCTTGCCGACGACCTCTCGAACGAAGGCCTCATGACCACGATGAAGGACGCGGTCCGGCTGAACGTCGCGGCCGTCGCGTTGTCGATCTTCATCGGGACCGGCCACGAGCGTGAGACCCTGCTCAACCTCGGCGCGCTCGTGAGTGAAGGGCTGGAATACGGGATGCCGGTGCTGGCGGTCACCGCCGTCGGCAAGGAGCTCGCGCGGCGCGACGCGCGCTACCTCAGTCTCTGCTGCCGGATCGCGGCCGAAGCGGGCGCGCAGCTCGTGAAGACATACTACTGCGACGGCTTCGACACAGTCGTCGAAGGCTGCCCGGTGCCGCTCGTGGTGGCCGGCGGCCCCAAACTCGAGACGGAGCTGGACGTGTTTGAGTTGACCGCCCGGGCGATCCGGCAGGGCGCCGCGGGCGTGGACATGGGCCGGAACATCTGGCAGCACGCCGCGCCGGTGGCGATGATCAAAGCGATTCGGGCCATCGTGCACGACAACGCCTCGCCGGAGGACGCGCTGAGCCTGTTCCGCCGGGCCCGCGCCGAGGAGCCGCAGCAGGCGGCACGCCGGTGA
- a CDS encoding thiamine pyrophosphate-requiring protein: MRVATAVAQILKREGVEFLVGYPVNPIIEAAAAADIRTIIVRQERTGIHMADAVSRLSSGRRIGVFAMQHGPGAENSFGAVAQAYGDSSPIVVLPAGYPRRLTNVAPNFNSALNYRHVTKWAEQVLLPAEAPAAMRRAFTQVRNGRPRPVLIEFPTDVLASDIPEPVDYRPPVAVRVGPDPAAIEAIAAVLVGAARPVIYAGQGVHYARAWGRLKELAEWLGAPVTTSLQGKSAFPETHPLSLGSGGRSMPKPVHDFLGDSDVIFGIGCSFATTNYGVTMPEGKTLIHATLDPADVNKDLAVEHVVIGDAALVLEALLAAVRDRVPAPRRDRAAALARKIETARAEWLAQWTAKLASDEIPLTPYRVIRDLLRTVDVPNTVITHDAGSPRDQLSPFWRAESPLSYIGWGKTTQLGYGLGLAMGAKLHAPQKLCINVWGDAAIGFTGMDFETAVRERIPILSVLFNNSSMAIELPVMPVSTEKYRSTDISGNYAAFAQALGGYGERVTTPGEIVPAIQRAVRKTDEGTPALLEFITSRELETSIFK; this comes from the coding sequence GTGAGGGTCGCGACGGCGGTGGCCCAGATCCTGAAGCGCGAGGGCGTGGAGTTTCTCGTCGGCTACCCCGTCAACCCGATCATCGAAGCGGCGGCTGCGGCCGACATCCGCACGATCATCGTCCGGCAGGAGCGCACCGGCATCCACATGGCCGACGCGGTGAGCCGGCTCTCATCGGGCCGGCGCATCGGCGTCTTCGCGATGCAGCACGGGCCGGGCGCCGAAAATTCCTTCGGCGCCGTCGCGCAAGCTTACGGCGACTCATCTCCGATCGTGGTCCTGCCCGCCGGCTATCCGCGCCGGCTCACCAACGTGGCGCCGAACTTCAACTCGGCGCTGAACTACCGGCATGTCACGAAGTGGGCCGAGCAGGTGCTGCTCCCGGCGGAAGCCCCCGCCGCGATGCGCCGCGCGTTCACCCAGGTGCGTAACGGCCGTCCGCGGCCGGTGCTGATCGAGTTTCCGACCGACGTCCTGGCATCGGACATTCCCGAACCCGTGGATTACCGGCCTCCGGTGGCCGTCCGGGTCGGACCCGATCCGGCGGCGATCGAGGCGATCGCCGCGGTGCTGGTCGGGGCGGCCCGGCCGGTCATCTATGCGGGGCAGGGCGTCCACTACGCCCGCGCGTGGGGCCGGCTGAAGGAGCTCGCCGAATGGCTCGGCGCGCCGGTCACGACCAGCCTGCAGGGCAAGAGCGCGTTTCCGGAGACGCATCCGCTGTCGCTCGGCTCCGGCGGCCGGTCGATGCCGAAGCCGGTGCACGACTTCCTTGGGGACAGCGACGTGATCTTCGGCATCGGTTGCAGCTTCGCCACGACCAATTACGGCGTGACGATGCCGGAGGGCAAGACCCTGATCCACGCCACCCTTGACCCCGCCGACGTGAACAAAGATCTCGCCGTCGAGCACGTCGTGATCGGCGATGCCGCGCTGGTGCTTGAGGCATTGCTGGCCGCGGTGCGGGACCGGGTGCCTGCACCGCGGCGGGACCGGGCAGCGGCCCTCGCCCGCAAGATCGAGACCGCGCGGGCCGAATGGCTCGCGCAGTGGACGGCGAAGCTCGCATCGGACGAGATCCCCCTAACGCCGTACCGGGTCATCCGGGATCTGCTGCGCACCGTGGACGTGCCCAACACCGTGATCACGCACGACGCGGGCAGTCCGCGGGATCAGCTGTCACCGTTCTGGCGGGCCGAGTCCCCGCTGTCCTACATCGGCTGGGGGAAGACGACCCAGCTGGGCTACGGCCTCGGGCTGGCGATGGGCGCCAAACTCCACGCGCCGCAGAAACTCTGCATCAACGTCTGGGGCGACGCCGCGATCGGGTTCACCGGGATGGATTTCGAGACCGCGGTCCGGGAGCGGATCCCGATTCTCTCCGTGCTGTTCAACAACTCGTCCATGGCGATCGAGCTGCCCGTGATGCCGGTCTCGACGGAAAAATACCGCAGCACGGACATCTCCGGGAACTACGCGGCGTTCGCGCAGGCCCTCGGCGGGTACGGTGAGCGCGTGACGACACCGGGGGAGATCGTCCCGGCCATTCAGCGGGCAGTCAGGAAAACCGACGAGGGGACCCCGGCGCTGCTCGAATTCATTACCTCGCGCGAGCTCGAAACATCTATCTTCAAATAG
- a CDS encoding FAD-dependent oxidoreductase, with amino-acid sequence MGHPIDVLVVGGGPAGSATAALLARRGWRVMIVDRAAFPRPKPCGDYLNPGCDDVLARVGVRDAVARVGAAVRGMRIVTPGGDVATLPFPRGHGWATPRQTLDQVLLEHAARAGAAVCDESRVVSLDAEARAVRVGVERRGYRREYLPRLVVGADGLRSFVARAAGIGSIGRRGRYTVGTYLAGVDSGDSDAARWGEIHLRPNGYCGVSHLPNGLANVTLAVPRAVVRAWRRDLEAGYRAWLRACPGLSARLSRAERAAAFAVVGPLGYHRRPVGRGRVLLVGDAAAHIDPMTGQGVYFALRGAELCAAAAADALERDRMPVLRGYAYARWREFGPVFAASRLIQYLAFRPAVLRRAASRLAMQSQLGARLIGVVGNTEGVGGVLNPAVLLRLLGPA; translated from the coding sequence ATGGGCCACCCGATCGACGTCCTGGTGGTGGGCGGCGGGCCGGCCGGAAGCGCCACCGCGGCGCTCCTGGCGCGCCGTGGCTGGCGTGTGATGATCGTCGATCGCGCCGCCTTTCCCCGTCCAAAACCGTGCGGCGACTATCTCAACCCTGGCTGTGACGATGTCCTGGCCCGCGTCGGCGTCCGTGACGCGGTCGCGCGCGTGGGTGCCGCCGTGCGCGGCATGCGGATCGTCACGCCCGGCGGCGACGTCGCCACCCTTCCGTTCCCGCGGGGACACGGGTGGGCCACCCCGCGTCAGACGCTCGACCAGGTCCTGCTGGAGCACGCCGCGCGGGCGGGTGCGGCGGTCTGCGATGAAAGCCGCGTCGTGTCGCTCGACGCCGAGGCGCGGGCCGTCCGTGTCGGCGTGGAACGGCGCGGTTATCGCCGCGAATATCTTCCTCGTCTCGTCGTCGGCGCCGACGGCCTGCGCTCGTTTGTGGCGCGCGCGGCCGGCATCGGCTCTATCGGCCGACGGGGTCGCTACACCGTCGGCACGTATCTCGCCGGTGTCGACTCCGGAGACTCCGACGCGGCGCGCTGGGGCGAGATTCACCTCAGACCGAACGGCTACTGCGGCGTATCCCACCTGCCGAACGGACTCGCCAACGTCACGCTTGCCGTTCCCCGCGCCGTGGTGCGCGCGTGGCGGCGCGACCTTGAAGCCGGCTACCGGGCGTGGCTGCGGGCGTGCCCAGGGCTGTCGGCGCGCCTGAGTCGCGCGGAGCGCGCCGCGGCCTTTGCCGTGGTGGGTCCACTCGGCTATCACCGCCGGCCGGTGGGACGGGGCCGCGTGCTGCTGGTCGGTGACGCTGCGGCACACATCGACCCCATGACCGGTCAGGGAGTCTACTTTGCCCTGCGCGGCGCGGAGTTGTGCGCCGCGGCCGCGGCCGACGCGCTTGAGCGAGACAGGATGCCGGTGCTTCGCGGCTACGCGTACGCTCGGTGGCGCGAGTTCGGCCCCGTGTTCGCCGCGTCCCGACTGATCCAGTACCTGGCGTTTCGCCCCGCGGTGCTGCGGCGGGCCGCCTCCCGGCTCGCGATGCAGTCTCAACTCGGCGCGCGGCTCATCGGCGTCGTGGGCAACACCGAAGGGGTCGGCGGTGTGCTCAATCCGGCGGTTCTTCTCCGCCTGCTGGGGCCGGCGTAA
- a CDS encoding zinc-binding dehydrogenase has protein sequence MMRAAVYYTNHDVRLEDRPVPDIGPDELLMRIDASGICGSDVMEWYRRGRAPLVLGHEVGGVVASVGVSVRGYRPGDRITAAHHVPCNACRHCLRGHHTMCATLHATNFDPGGFVEYARLSAIHVDRGVFRLPDDVSAEQAVFVEPLACVVRAQRIAPVRRDETVFVVGSGIIGLLHIKAARAAGAARVLATDLSDYRLAAAARFGAETAFRPGADLAAQVREANGGRLADLVIVCTGAVTAIAQALRCAEPGGTVMLFAPAGPDAAFPPVPFNQTFFRTDLTVTTSYGAAPADYAEALDLIHRRRIQVDDMITHRLGLSAAAAGFRLVADAGDSIKIILDPRR, from the coding sequence ATGATGCGGGCGGCAGTATACTACACGAATCACGACGTCCGCCTCGAGGACCGCCCGGTCCCCGACATCGGTCCGGACGAGTTGCTGATGCGCATCGACGCGAGCGGCATTTGCGGCAGCGACGTGATGGAATGGTATCGCCGCGGCCGCGCACCGCTCGTGCTGGGGCACGAAGTCGGCGGCGTGGTCGCCTCGGTGGGCGTGAGCGTTCGAGGCTACCGGCCGGGCGACCGCATTACCGCGGCACACCATGTGCCCTGCAATGCCTGCCGGCATTGCCTCCGCGGTCACCACACGATGTGCGCGACTCTCCACGCGACGAACTTCGACCCCGGCGGCTTCGTCGAGTACGCGCGCCTCTCGGCGATTCACGTGGACCGGGGCGTGTTCCGCCTGCCCGACGACGTGTCGGCCGAGCAGGCGGTGTTCGTAGAGCCCCTGGCCTGCGTCGTGCGCGCGCAGCGGATCGCGCCGGTGCGGCGGGACGAGACGGTCTTCGTCGTCGGCAGCGGCATCATCGGGCTGCTCCACATCAAGGCCGCCCGCGCGGCCGGCGCCGCGCGCGTTCTCGCCACGGATCTCTCGGACTACCGCCTCGCCGCCGCGGCCCGGTTCGGCGCCGAGACCGCCTTCCGGCCCGGGGCCGACCTGGCCGCGCAGGTGCGCGAGGCCAACGGCGGGCGGCTGGCGGACCTGGTCATCGTCTGCACCGGCGCCGTGACGGCCATCGCCCAGGCGCTGCGCTGCGCCGAGCCCGGAGGCACGGTGATGCTGTTTGCCCCCGCGGGGCCGGACGCGGCCTTTCCGCCGGTGCCGTTCAACCAGACGTTCTTCCGGACGGATCTCACGGTGACGACCTCGTACGGCGCGGCACCGGCGGACTACGCGGAGGCGCTCGACCTCATCCACCGCCGGCGGATCCAGGTCGACGACATGATCACGCACCGGCTCGGCCTTTCGGCCGCCGCGGCCGGCTTCCGGCTCGTGGCGGACGCCGGTGACTCGATCAAGATCATCCTCGATCCCCGGCGGTAA
- a CDS encoding PAS domain S-box protein — MSRRRIQFVAGGADFRALFAGNPLPMWVYDLETLEFLEVNDAAVAKYGYSREEFLSMRLSDIRPPDDVPRFRTEAEQHRSGLQFSGEWRQRRRDGRLIDVAIMLRTIEFGGRPAVLAVARDAAERRAAEGDRQELEARYRQLFDNTNDLVYTIDHTGRFTSANQAALTATGYTLEEALSSNFTTVVAPEYLELARTMMTRKLAGVEDTNRYEIEIVTKDGRRIPVELRTGVILAEGTAVGIQGIARDISDRKHAEEKLRVLYETQAQRVAELEALYNLSGLLRAAQHVEEMYPILTGHAKDLLRADYASLTVWEPKRKVLTCVDSAGSTVERPGTILSLHGSLPGWVVRTGVMYLTDDFPREPVPADMDVSSYRTWGPLVIAPVRSEQEVTGTLAVARTRGSGRPPFAAAELRLLKSIAEMAGTAARRAQLFQDLQQTHVQTVLALAHAIESRDFYTANHSARLVAIAEAVARKLGCREDEIEDIRWGARLHDIGKIGVPDSVLGKAQGLTEPEWTLMRRHPEIGAEILGPVDRMRGVATIVRHHQEKWDGTGYPDGLRGAEIPLGARILAVVDAYGAMTDTRPYQPARTPEEATAEIQRCAGTQFDPRVVEAFCAAAQAADGAP, encoded by the coding sequence ATGTCCCGTCGCAGGATTCAGTTTGTCGCAGGCGGCGCCGACTTCCGCGCGCTCTTTGCCGGCAATCCTCTCCCCATGTGGGTCTACGATCTGGAGACGTTGGAATTTCTCGAAGTCAACGACGCGGCGGTGGCCAAGTACGGGTATTCGCGCGAGGAATTCCTGAGCATGCGCCTCTCCGACATCCGTCCGCCGGACGACGTGCCCCGGTTCCGCACCGAGGCCGAGCAGCACCGGAGCGGTCTGCAATTTTCCGGCGAATGGCGGCAGCGCCGAAGGGACGGCCGCCTCATCGACGTCGCCATCATGTTGCGCACGATCGAATTCGGCGGGCGTCCGGCGGTGCTGGCCGTCGCGCGGGACGCCGCGGAGCGCCGGGCGGCCGAGGGGGACCGGCAGGAGCTCGAGGCGCGGTATCGGCAGTTATTCGACAATACGAATGACCTTGTGTACACGATCGACCACACCGGACGGTTCACGTCGGCCAACCAGGCTGCGCTGACGGCGACCGGCTACACGCTGGAAGAGGCCCTGTCGTCGAATTTCACTACGGTCGTCGCTCCCGAATACCTGGAGCTGGCGCGGACGATGATGACCCGCAAACTGGCCGGCGTCGAGGACACCAACCGCTACGAAATCGAGATCGTCACCAAGGACGGGCGGCGGATTCCGGTCGAGCTCAGAACGGGGGTGATCCTGGCGGAGGGAACGGCCGTGGGGATCCAGGGGATCGCCCGCGATATTTCGGACCGGAAGCACGCGGAGGAGAAGTTGCGCGTCCTGTATGAGACGCAGGCTCAGCGGGTCGCGGAGTTGGAGGCGCTCTACAATCTGAGCGGCCTGTTGCGTGCCGCCCAGCATGTGGAGGAGATGTACCCGATCCTGACGGGCCACGCGAAGGACCTGCTGCGCGCCGATTATGCATCGCTGACGGTGTGGGAGCCGAAGCGCAAAGTGCTGACGTGCGTGGATTCGGCGGGGAGCACCGTGGAGCGGCCGGGGACGATCCTGTCCCTGCACGGCAGCCTCCCGGGATGGGTGGTCCGGACGGGAGTGATGTATCTTACGGACGATTTCCCTCGCGAACCCGTGCCCGCCGATATGGACGTGTCTTCGTACCGCACGTGGGGTCCCCTCGTGATTGCGCCCGTCCGCTCAGAGCAGGAGGTGACCGGAACGCTGGCGGTGGCCCGAACCCGGGGATCCGGCCGGCCGCCGTTCGCGGCGGCTGAGCTCCGCCTGCTGAAGAGCATCGCCGAAATGGCCGGCACGGCGGCCCGCCGCGCCCAGCTGTTTCAAGACCTCCAGCAGACGCATGTGCAGACGGTGCTGGCACTGGCCCACGCCATCGAGTCCCGGGACTTCTACACGGCCAACCACAGCGCGCGGCTCGTCGCGATCGCGGAAGCGGTGGCCCGCAAGCTGGGCTGCCGCGAGGACGAGATCGAGGACATCCGCTGGGGAGCGCGCCTGCACGACATCGGAAAGATCGGCGTCCCGGACAGCGTCCTCGGGAAGGCGCAAGGGCTCACGGAGCCCGAGTGGACGCTCATGCGGCGGCATCCGGAGATCGGCGCGGAAATCCTCGGGCCGGTGGACCGGATGCGGGGCGTCGCCACGATCGTCCGGCATCATCAGGAAAAATGGGACGGCACGGGATATCCCGACGGGCTGCGGGGAGCGGAGATCCCGCTCGGGGCGCGCATTCTCGCCGTGGTGGATGCCTACGGCGCGATGACCGACACGCGGCCGTATCAGCCCGCCCGCACGCCGGAAGAGGCCACCGCCGAAATTCAACGATGCGCCGGAACGCAGTTCGATCCCCGGGTCGTGGAGGCCTTCTGCGCCGCAGCGCAGGCGGCCGACGGAGCGCCCTAG
- the fabF gene encoding beta-ketoacyl-ACP synthase II yields MNNKRLVVVTGIGAVTPIGSGTGRGLYEGVRRERSAITRVTRFDPSPYSSQVAGEVADFDPAAYIEPRRLRRLDRYAQMAVVCARLAIDDAGLRLEDEDRDAIGCFVGSALGGAAFAEEQYGVFLTQGPRRIRPQLALSVFCGAGSCNVAIEYDLRGPASANSDSCSSGAIAIGHAFRVVRDGYADVMLAGGIEAPLAPLIFGAFDVIHAMSTHNDEPDRACRPFDRTRDGFVMAEGGALLVLEALEHARRRGAPIYGTVLGYGLSNDAHHMTAPLPSGAQAARVMRLALAEAGIAAEDVDHINAHGSSTPLNDATETLAIRQVLGEHAYRIPVSATKAMHGHSLGAAGAIEAAICFLGLRHGYVPPTLNLQEPDEACDLDYVTDHGREMPLRHVMSNSFGFGGINASLVFGAA; encoded by the coding sequence TTGAACAACAAGCGACTAGTGGTCGTGACGGGCATCGGTGCCGTCACACCGATTGGATCCGGGACAGGCCGCGGTCTCTACGAGGGCGTCCGTCGGGAGCGCTCGGCCATCACCCGGGTCACGCGGTTTGACCCTTCACCATACTCCTCCCAAGTGGCGGGGGAGGTGGCCGACTTCGATCCGGCGGCGTACATCGAGCCCCGGCGGCTTCGGCGCCTGGATCGGTACGCGCAGATGGCCGTCGTGTGCGCGCGGCTGGCGATCGACGATGCCGGATTGCGGCTGGAGGATGAGGACCGCGACGCGATCGGCTGTTTCGTCGGCTCCGCACTCGGCGGTGCGGCGTTCGCCGAGGAGCAGTACGGCGTGTTCCTGACCCAGGGGCCGCGGCGCATCCGGCCCCAGCTTGCCCTCTCGGTCTTCTGCGGCGCGGGATCGTGCAACGTGGCGATTGAGTACGACCTTCGCGGCCCCGCGAGCGCCAACTCGGACAGCTGCTCGAGCGGCGCGATCGCGATCGGCCATGCCTTCCGGGTCGTGCGCGACGGGTACGCGGACGTGATGCTTGCGGGCGGTATCGAGGCGCCGCTCGCCCCGCTGATCTTCGGCGCGTTCGACGTGATCCACGCTATGTCGACGCATAATGACGAACCGGATCGCGCGTGCCGCCCGTTCGACCGCACGCGCGACGGTTTCGTCATGGCCGAAGGCGGCGCCCTGCTCGTCCTCGAGGCACTGGAGCACGCCCGCCGGCGGGGGGCGCCGATCTACGGCACCGTATTGGGCTACGGCCTTTCCAACGACGCCCATCACATGACGGCCCCGCTCCCGTCGGGCGCCCAGGCGGCAAGAGTGATGCGCCTCGCGCTCGCCGAGGCTGGCATCGCGGCCGAGGATGTCGACCACATCAACGCCCACGGCAGCAGCACGCCCCTCAACGATGCGACCGAAACGCTTGCGATCCGGCAGGTGCTCGGTGAGCACGCGTACCGGATCCCGGTCAGCGCGACTAAAGCCATGCACGGGCACTCGCTCGGCGCAGCTGGCGCGATCGAAGCGGCGATCTGTTTTCTCGGCCTTCGGCACGGTTACGTGCCGCCGACGCTGAACCTTCAGGAGCCGGACGAGGCGTGTGACCTCGACTACGTGACGGACCACGGCCGCGAGATGCCGCTGCGCCATGTGATGAGCAACTCGTTTGGATTCGGCGGCATCAACGCGTCGCTCGTCTTCGGTGCGGCGTAA